The Sinomicrobium kalidii genome contains a region encoding:
- a CDS encoding isoprenyl transferase, with translation MDNIKDAIDKERLPKHIAIIMDGNGRWAKQRGKLRVFGHERGADAVRKIVEGCAELGVENLTLYAFSTENWKRPKLEVETLMKLLITSLRKELKTLNDNNIRLCTIGKMERLPQTVARKLKEVIEKTKDNHRMTLTLALSYGSREELKNAVQAISFKVKNNIISAEDIDESVINEHLYTQNLPDVDLLIRTSGELRVSNFLLWQIAYAELYFTETLWPDFNKEKLYEAILNYQNRERRFGKTSEQLN, from the coding sequence ATGGATAATATAAAAGACGCGATAGATAAGGAGCGACTGCCAAAACACATAGCCATTATAATGGACGGCAATGGCAGATGGGCAAAGCAAAGAGGGAAACTGCGGGTTTTCGGTCACGAAAGAGGCGCCGATGCAGTACGCAAGATCGTAGAAGGGTGTGCCGAGCTGGGGGTGGAAAACCTGACCCTCTACGCATTTTCCACCGAAAACTGGAAACGCCCCAAACTGGAGGTAGAAACCCTGATGAAACTTCTCATAACATCGTTGCGGAAAGAACTCAAAACCCTCAACGATAATAATATAAGGCTTTGTACCATCGGAAAGATGGAACGATTGCCCCAGACAGTGGCCCGAAAACTGAAGGAAGTTATTGAAAAAACCAAAGATAACCACCGGATGACACTTACCCTTGCCCTTAGTTATGGTTCCCGCGAAGAGCTCAAAAACGCGGTTCAGGCTATAAGTTTTAAAGTTAAAAATAACATAATTTCTGCCGAAGATATTGACGAATCGGTTATAAATGAGCATCTTTACACGCAAAATTTGCCCGACGTGGACCTGCTTATCCGTACCAGCGGTGAACTCAGGGTGAGTAATTTTTTACTGTGGCAGATAGCTTACGCCGAGCTCTATTTTACAGAAACCCTATGGCCGGATTTTAATAAAGAAAAGCTGTATGAAGCAATTTTAAATTATCAAAACAGGGAACGTAGATTTGGAAAAACAAGTGAACAACTTAACTGA
- a CDS encoding TPM domain-containing protein produces MQKTLLPTYLLALLLCFSQWTYAQFDIPDKPTLQTSVYDNTGLLSSEQKSTLEQKLIRYSDSTSTQIVTIIIPTAKGENINYLATQWGHKWGIGQEGKDNGIIILLARDDRKIAIQTGYGIEHLLTDALSKRVIENIMKPRFIKGDYYGGLDRGSDAIFQILTGVYKSDGKKASNKGFPASRLVVILFIFFVIIIILSRNSRGGGGRGGRSRGPDLMDILILSSLGRGGFGGGSSSGGGFGGGGFSGGFGGGGFGGGGASGSW; encoded by the coding sequence ATGCAAAAAACGCTTTTACCCACATATCTCCTCGCTCTTTTATTGTGTTTTTCCCAATGGACCTATGCACAGTTTGATATCCCGGATAAGCCCACGCTGCAAACCAGTGTTTATGACAATACCGGACTTCTCTCTTCGGAGCAGAAAAGCACCCTGGAACAAAAACTGATACGATATTCCGATAGCACCTCCACCCAGATCGTAACCATTATCATCCCTACCGCTAAAGGAGAAAACATAAATTATCTGGCCACACAATGGGGGCATAAATGGGGAATCGGGCAGGAAGGAAAAGACAATGGCATTATAATACTCCTGGCCAGGGACGACCGAAAGATAGCCATACAGACTGGTTATGGCATTGAACACCTGTTGACCGACGCACTGTCTAAAAGGGTTATTGAAAACATCATGAAGCCCAGGTTTATCAAAGGAGACTATTACGGCGGGTTAGACAGGGGGAGCGACGCTATTTTCCAAATCCTTACCGGAGTGTATAAAAGTGACGGTAAAAAGGCTTCAAACAAAGGATTTCCCGCAAGTCGCCTGGTGGTCATATTATTTATTTTCTTCGTTATCATTATTATCCTTTCCAGGAACTCCCGTGGCGGCGGTGGCCGGGGTGGTCGCTCCCGGGGTCCGGACCTTATGGACATCCTTATACTGAGCAGTCTGGGAAGAGGCGGCTTCGGAGGAGGGTCTTCGTCAGGCGGTGGTTTTGGCGGCGGCGGATTCAGTGGTGGCTTCGGCGGTGGCGGCTTTGGCGGCGGCGGAGCCAGCGGAAGTTGGTAG
- a CDS encoding tyrosine-protein phosphatase — protein sequence MQIFTRKKTVYLKDLFEGNHTDIHSHLLPGIDDGAKDIEDTQGLVKGLTALGISRIITTPHIIQGVWPNTSEIINRKKEEVLPVLENQDVFFDAAAEYLMDESFRQLVKKKDILRLKDNYVLVEMSYINPPIALFDILFDMQVAGYIPVLAHPERYVFYHENFDMYHKLKKAGCRLQLNLLSLTAYYGKDVHKIAVKLLKTGMFDFAGTDAHNTRHLERLQGKIKTGEPERLKELVKNNKLVFG from the coding sequence TTGCAGATTTTTACGCGAAAAAAGACGGTTTATCTTAAAGATTTGTTTGAGGGAAACCATACTGATATACACTCCCATCTACTCCCCGGAATTGATGATGGTGCCAAAGATATCGAAGACACACAAGGGCTAGTCAAAGGGCTGACAGCATTAGGGATTTCCCGTATAATTACCACCCCCCACATTATTCAGGGTGTATGGCCCAATACTTCGGAGATCATTAACCGCAAAAAGGAAGAAGTACTCCCCGTCCTGGAAAACCAGGATGTCTTCTTTGACGCAGCCGCAGAATACCTCATGGATGAATCTTTCAGGCAACTGGTAAAAAAGAAGGATATACTTCGCCTGAAGGACAACTATGTCCTCGTGGAAATGTCGTATATCAATCCGCCGATAGCCCTGTTCGATATCCTGTTCGATATGCAGGTAGCGGGCTATATCCCGGTTCTCGCACACCCGGAGCGCTATGTGTTCTATCACGAGAATTTCGACATGTACCACAAACTGAAAAAAGCGGGATGCCGTTTGCAGCTCAACCTGCTTTCCCTAACCGCGTACTACGGTAAAGACGTCCATAAAATTGCCGTAAAACTCCTCAAAACGGGCATGTTTGACTTTGCAGGCACCGACGCCCACAACACCAGGCACCTGGAAAGACTGCAAGGAAAAATTAAAACCGGGGAACCGGAGCGCCTAAAAGAACTCGTAAAAAACAACAAACTCGTATTCGGATAA
- a CDS encoding NAD kinase gives MKVGVFGQFYHDDSEEYVLTLLEALNEKGVKVAIEVKYLERIRHFLGDNRDYETFFSFEDLDSGFDMFFSMGGDGTILRTILYIRNLGIPVLGINTGRLGFLATVQKEDIRQAVDSIARKEYDVVDRALLEIHTDPVNKDLSEFNFALNEVAVSRKDTTSMITVATYLNDEYLTSYWADGLIIATPTGSTGYSLSCGGPVMTPDSTGFVITPIAPHNLNARPLVIPDDTEIKLKVSGREKNYLVSLDSRLAILPEETVITIKKSSFAMRMVELRTESFLKTLRNKLLWGEDKRN, from the coding sequence ATGAAGGTAGGTGTATTCGGACAGTTTTATCATGATGACAGTGAAGAATATGTACTCACGTTATTGGAAGCATTGAACGAGAAAGGGGTAAAAGTGGCGATAGAGGTAAAATACCTGGAACGCATCCGTCATTTCCTGGGCGATAACAGGGATTATGAAACATTTTTTTCTTTTGAAGACCTCGACTCCGGTTTCGATATGTTCTTCAGTATGGGGGGGGATGGTACGATACTCAGGACCATACTCTATATAAGGAACCTGGGGATACCGGTGCTGGGCATCAATACCGGAAGGCTCGGCTTTCTGGCCACGGTGCAAAAGGAAGATATTCGCCAGGCCGTAGACAGTATTGCCCGAAAGGAATACGATGTTGTGGACAGGGCGCTCCTGGAAATACATACCGATCCCGTAAACAAAGACCTTTCGGAGTTTAATTTTGCGTTGAACGAAGTGGCCGTAAGTCGAAAAGACACGACCTCCATGATCACAGTAGCTACATACCTGAACGATGAATACCTCACTTCCTATTGGGCAGACGGGCTTATTATTGCTACCCCGACGGGCTCTACAGGGTATTCCCTGAGTTGCGGAGGCCCGGTGATGACACCGGACAGCACAGGTTTTGTGATCACCCCCATAGCACCGCATAACCTGAATGCCAGGCCCCTGGTTATTCCGGATGATACCGAAATAAAACTGAAGGTGTCCGGCAGGGAAAAGAATTATCTCGTTTCCCTGGATTCCAGGCTGGCGATCCTTCCCGAAGAAACAGTGATTACCATTAAAAAATCATCTTTCGCCATGAGAATGGTGGAACTGCGGACCGAAAGTTTTTTGAAAACGCTTCGGAACAAACTGTTGTGGGGAGAAGATAAACGCAATTAA
- a CDS encoding OmpH family outer membrane protein, which translates to MKQLKTLAIAVVLAVGAVSFANAQDKVAHVNVQQLVEDMPEMKAARSELEKLEKQYSADLKSSGQELQNKIKLYESEASGKTEEENRQRAEEVQSMQNNIMQARQTAEQELQKKQMELIQPILEKARQAIQKVGREQGFKYVLDSSPNSGILLADGKDLLADVKKELGF; encoded by the coding sequence ATGAAACAATTAAAAACATTAGCCATTGCTGTTGTATTAGCTGTAGGAGCTGTAAGTTTTGCAAATGCACAGGACAAAGTTGCTCATGTAAACGTGCAGCAATTAGTGGAAGATATGCCGGAGATGAAAGCGGCTAGATCAGAATTGGAGAAACTGGAAAAGCAATATTCTGCGGATTTGAAGAGTTCCGGTCAGGAATTGCAAAATAAGATAAAGCTGTACGAGAGCGAAGCCTCCGGTAAAACAGAAGAGGAGAACAGACAAAGAGCCGAAGAGGTGCAAAGCATGCAGAACAATATTATGCAGGCACGCCAAACTGCTGAGCAGGAACTTCAGAAAAAGCAGATGGAACTCATCCAGCCTATTCTGGAAAAAGCCCGGCAGGCCATACAAAAAGTAGGCAGGGAACAAGGATTCAAATATGTACTGGATTCTTCACCCAATTCCGGAATCCTCCTGGCAGACGGAAAAGACCTGCTTGCCGATGTTAAAAAGGAACTCGGATTTTAA
- the bamA gene encoding outer membrane protein assembly factor BamA, translating into MRKRYFGVIITVFVLLCSNAVLTAQEIKFDKGKKYILGGVEVTGVKSYNKQTVITYSGLRVGQEITIPGEQITNIIKKLWKLELFSDVNFYITRTEGNKVFLELNIKEVPTLSSVKVEGIKRKKGEAVLKEADIKKGKRVTESFITNTRNFLVNKYKKQGYLHAKANIVTAPDTSGVNAVKMLVNIDRGEKVKIKDIVFDGNKALKDRTLRKAMKNTKRKVFGRFWKKSKFIPEDYETDLTSLIDKYKEEGYRDARILSDTVVNNKTDQISINIDLEEGDKYYFGNIDFVGNTVYSDRQLSSMLGIETGDTYNGVLLRKRIADETKPDGDDITNLYQNNGYLFSSINPVEVSAKNDTIDFEIRITEGKLAYFNDVRVSGNDKTNDHVIYRELRTRPGQKYSKENVIRTIRELGGLGYFDQEAVIPEIKNADPNAGTVDVEYGLTEKGSSQIELQGGYGGGGFIGTLGLSFSNFAIKDIFKKDAYKPVPMGDGQTLALRLQASRFYQTYSFSFSEPWLGGKKPTQFSASLSHSKQFAYNYQTGRADRDQRFYITSFTLGLAKRLEVPDDYFSLSHSLSFQYYDLQNYNIGLFEFGSSGFARNIAYTIALSRDNRFPKLIYPRTGSRFTISARLTPPYSLFDGVDYGSLGDKEEFQLRDEDGNFVLDDDDNRVPDEEKIAQEKIKWLEFYKIKFDGEWYTRLVDDLVLKTQANFGYLGAYNNDRGVVPFERFYVGGDGMANYTLDSRETIALRGYPNQSLSGGSGTSNLGSTIYNKFSLELRYPLTLKPSASIYGLVFAEGGAAFDDFKDYNPFQLKRSAGFGLRIFMPAFGLLGIDFGHGFDSIDGTGQKNGWETHFIIGQQF; encoded by the coding sequence ATGCGCAAGAGATATTTCGGAGTAATTATCACAGTCTTTGTGCTTCTTTGTAGTAATGCCGTTTTAACAGCGCAGGAGATCAAGTTTGATAAAGGAAAAAAATACATCTTGGGAGGCGTTGAAGTTACCGGGGTAAAAAGCTATAATAAGCAGACCGTAATAACCTACAGCGGATTACGGGTTGGCCAGGAAATTACCATTCCGGGAGAACAGATAACCAACATTATTAAAAAGTTGTGGAAACTGGAGTTGTTCAGCGATGTTAATTTTTACATTACCCGTACGGAAGGAAATAAGGTTTTCCTGGAACTGAATATAAAGGAGGTCCCCACGCTTTCTTCTGTGAAAGTGGAAGGTATTAAAAGAAAGAAAGGGGAGGCCGTACTCAAGGAAGCGGATATTAAGAAAGGGAAAAGGGTTACTGAGAGTTTCATTACCAACACCCGTAACTTTCTTGTCAATAAATACAAAAAACAGGGTTATCTGCACGCAAAAGCCAATATTGTCACCGCCCCCGATACTTCCGGGGTAAATGCCGTGAAAATGCTGGTAAATATAGACCGGGGAGAAAAGGTGAAGATAAAAGATATTGTATTTGACGGTAACAAGGCGCTGAAAGACAGGACACTCCGGAAGGCCATGAAAAATACCAAACGAAAGGTGTTCGGGCGTTTCTGGAAAAAGTCCAAGTTTATTCCGGAGGATTATGAAACAGACCTTACGTCCCTTATTGATAAATACAAGGAAGAAGGTTACAGGGATGCCAGGATACTTTCCGATACTGTGGTAAATAACAAAACAGACCAGATAAGCATCAATATCGACCTTGAAGAAGGCGATAAATATTACTTCGGGAATATTGACTTTGTGGGGAATACGGTGTATTCAGACCGTCAGCTGTCATCCATGCTGGGAATCGAAACCGGGGATACCTACAACGGGGTACTGCTCCGGAAAAGGATTGCCGACGAAACCAAACCCGACGGCGACGATATTACCAACCTGTATCAGAATAACGGATACCTCTTTTCAAGCATTAACCCGGTAGAGGTTTCGGCCAAGAACGATACCATAGATTTTGAAATACGTATCACCGAAGGTAAACTGGCCTATTTTAACGATGTACGGGTTTCCGGTAATGACAAGACCAACGATCATGTTATTTATCGTGAATTGCGTACCCGGCCCGGGCAAAAATACAGCAAGGAAAATGTAATACGTACCATCCGGGAATTGGGTGGTCTGGGCTATTTTGACCAGGAAGCTGTTATCCCCGAAATAAAAAATGCCGACCCCAATGCCGGTACGGTTGATGTTGAATATGGCCTGACGGAAAAAGGTTCCAGTCAGATAGAACTACAGGGTGGTTACGGAGGCGGAGGCTTTATCGGTACACTCGGATTGTCTTTCAGTAATTTTGCCATCAAGGACATCTTTAAGAAAGATGCCTATAAGCCCGTGCCAATGGGAGACGGGCAAACCCTGGCACTGAGGTTGCAGGCCAGCCGTTTTTACCAGACCTACAGTTTCTCTTTTTCAGAGCCCTGGCTGGGAGGTAAAAAACCCACACAGTTTTCGGCATCCCTGTCGCACAGTAAACAATTTGCATACAACTATCAAACCGGTAGGGCAGACAGAGACCAGAGGTTTTATATAACCAGTTTTACACTCGGACTGGCCAAACGACTGGAAGTGCCGGACGATTATTTCAGCCTGTCGCATTCTCTGAGTTTTCAGTATTATGACCTTCAGAACTACAATATTGGACTTTTCGAATTCGGTAGCAGCGGTTTTGCAAGGAATATCGCATACACCATTGCGCTTTCCCGGGACAACAGGTTCCCGAAGCTGATATATCCGCGTACCGGGTCGAGATTTACCATTTCGGCCAGGCTGACCCCTCCTTATTCCCTCTTTGACGGTGTGGATTACGGAAGTCTTGGAGATAAGGAAGAGTTCCAGCTCAGGGATGAAGATGGAAACTTTGTGTTGGATGATGATGATAACAGAGTTCCCGATGAAGAGAAAATTGCCCAGGAAAAGATCAAATGGCTCGAATTTTATAAAATTAAATTTGACGGGGAATGGTATACCAGGCTGGTAGACGATCTGGTTTTAAAAACACAGGCCAACTTCGGTTACCTCGGGGCCTATAACAACGACAGGGGAGTTGTGCCTTTTGAACGGTTTTATGTTGGTGGTGACGGAATGGCCAACTATACCCTGGACAGCAGGGAGACCATTGCATTACGGGGATATCCCAATCAATCTTTGTCAGGAGGTTCCGGCACCAGTAACCTGGGCTCTACCATATACAACAAGTTCTCTCTGGAACTGCGTTACCCGCTTACCCTGAAACCTTCAGCCTCTATCTATGGACTTGTCTTTGCCGAAGGAGGTGCTGCCTTTGACGATTTCAAAGACTACAATCCGTTCCAGTTAAAGAGATCCGCTGGCTTTGGCCTGCGTATCTTTATGCCCGCATTCGGGTTACTGGGGATAGATTTTGGACACGGATTTGACTCCATAGACGGTACCGGACAAAAGAATGGCTGGGAAACTCACTTCATTATCGGACAGCAATTTTAA
- a CDS encoding pyridoxine 5'-phosphate synthase, whose translation MTKLSVNINKIATLRNSRGGNVPDLLEMARDIQDYGAAGITIHPRPDERHIRYQDARDLKAIVHTEFNIEGNPIKKFMALVLEVKPTQVTLVPDAEDAITSNAGWDTIKHRDFLREVIDEFRRNGIRTSIFTDPDVKMIEGAVATGTDRIELYTEAYASAYEKGDKKGILPYTEAAKAANSLGLGINAGHDLNLENVQFFKENIPGLLEVSIGHALIAESLYLGIENVINMYLNKLKG comes from the coding sequence ATGACCAAGCTAAGTGTAAACATCAACAAAATAGCCACCCTGCGAAACTCAAGAGGCGGCAATGTACCGGATCTGCTGGAAATGGCACGCGATATACAAGATTATGGCGCAGCGGGAATTACCATACACCCCAGACCGGACGAGCGCCATATACGCTACCAGGATGCCAGGGACCTGAAAGCCATTGTACATACCGAATTCAACATAGAAGGCAACCCTATCAAAAAATTTATGGCACTTGTATTGGAGGTCAAACCTACCCAGGTGACACTGGTACCCGATGCCGAGGATGCCATAACATCCAATGCGGGCTGGGATACGATCAAGCACAGGGATTTCCTCCGGGAAGTCATTGATGAATTCAGGAGAAACGGCATACGCACTTCTATTTTCACCGACCCGGATGTAAAGATGATAGAGGGCGCGGTAGCCACCGGAACAGACCGGATCGAGTTGTATACCGAAGCTTATGCGTCGGCCTATGAAAAAGGGGATAAAAAGGGAATCCTTCCTTATACGGAAGCGGCCAAAGCGGCCAATTCCCTGGGGTTGGGCATTAATGCCGGGCACGATCTCAACCTTGAGAACGTGCAGTTCTTTAAAGAAAATATCCCCGGACTCCTGGAGGTTTCCATAGGGCATGCCCTCATCGCGGAATCCCTTTACCTCGGCATAGAGAACGTGATCAACATGTACCTGAACAAGCTGAAGGGATAA
- a CDS encoding LemA family protein, whose protein sequence is MKKWLIPVIALVVIAFGLYRWAVGFNNNAVRYQEDAKTAWANVESSYQRRNDLIGNLVKTVQGAADFERNTLKEVIDARAKATSTTIDANNLTPEKLAQFQQAQTGLSSALSRLLVTVERYPELKANQNFLELQSQLEGTENRINVTRDRFNEAVNKYNQHIKTFPNKILAGWFNFEEMVRYQADPGSEKAPDVDFDF, encoded by the coding sequence ATGAAAAAATGGTTAATTCCGGTTATTGCACTGGTGGTTATAGCTTTTGGCCTGTACCGGTGGGCAGTTGGCTTTAATAACAATGCCGTAAGGTACCAGGAAGATGCAAAAACCGCCTGGGCCAATGTAGAGAGTTCCTACCAACGCAGGAACGACCTTATTGGCAACCTGGTAAAAACAGTCCAGGGCGCTGCCGATTTTGAAAGGAACACCCTGAAGGAAGTTATTGATGCCAGGGCAAAAGCCACCTCCACAACCATTGATGCCAACAATTTAACCCCGGAAAAACTGGCACAGTTCCAACAGGCGCAGACCGGGCTTTCGTCTGCCCTTTCCCGTTTGCTGGTCACGGTTGAACGCTACCCGGAACTCAAGGCCAATCAAAATTTTCTGGAACTGCAATCACAACTCGAAGGCACGGAAAACAGGATCAATGTGACCAGGGACCGTTTTAACGAGGCGGTCAACAAATACAACCAGCACATCAAAACCTTCCCTAACAAGATACTGGCAGGGTGGTTTAATTTTGAAGAAATGGTACGCTACCAGGCCGATCCCGGATCGGAAAAGGCACCGGATGTCGATTTTGATTTTTAA
- a CDS encoding OmpH family outer membrane protein, producing MKAKVLFILLCISVWTAHAQRGVRIAYIDMEYILENIEEYQEASSQLNSRVEKWKLEVEEKKGAIAQMKKELEAEEVLLTKELIEEREEEIQLAEEDLLEYQQDRFGPEGDMVRQKQLLVKPVQDRVFNAVQEIASRRAYDFVFDRSADVVMLYSDKKHDISDQVLKSIDRSRKTEQRNSGSAKSRFDDVNREVDPERQARKEEMEQKRDERARALEEKRQQRIREREERKREYEERRQQILEEREAYRKAREEERRKKQEEREQKKAEEESNNDNNN from the coding sequence ATGAAGGCTAAAGTTCTTTTTATACTGTTATGCATTTCGGTATGGACGGCCCACGCCCAGAGAGGAGTGAGAATAGCTTATATAGATATGGAATATATCCTGGAAAATATCGAAGAATACCAGGAAGCCAGTTCGCAGCTGAATTCCAGAGTGGAAAAATGGAAACTGGAGGTTGAAGAAAAAAAGGGTGCCATTGCACAGATGAAAAAGGAGTTGGAAGCCGAAGAAGTGCTTCTTACCAAAGAGTTGATCGAAGAAAGGGAAGAAGAGATACAGCTGGCCGAAGAAGACTTACTCGAATATCAGCAAGACCGGTTTGGTCCGGAAGGAGATATGGTGCGGCAAAAACAACTGCTGGTAAAACCGGTGCAGGACAGGGTGTTCAATGCAGTGCAGGAAATAGCATCCCGGAGGGCGTACGACTTTGTCTTTGACAGATCGGCCGATGTGGTGATGCTGTATTCCGATAAAAAACACGATATTAGCGACCAGGTTTTGAAAAGTATAGACCGTTCCCGGAAAACGGAACAAAGAAATTCGGGCAGTGCCAAAAGCAGGTTCGATGATGTAAACCGCGAAGTGGATCCCGAAAGACAGGCCCGGAAAGAAGAGATGGAACAAAAAAGGGACGAAAGGGCAAGGGCCCTGGAGGAAAAAAGACAACAAAGGATCAGGGAAAGGGAAGAAAGGAAACGCGAATACGAAGAACGTAGACAACAAATCCTGGAAGAAAGGGAGGCGTATCGCAAAGCTCGTGAAGAGGAAAGAAGGAAAAAACAGGAGGAAAGAGAACAAAAGAAAGCGGAAGAAGAGAGCAATAACGATAATAACAATTAA
- a CDS encoding MerR family transcriptional regulator, with product MHIELPEKRYYSIGEVANAFKVNTSLIRFWEKEFDVLQPKKNAKGNRKFTPEDIKNLQLIYHLVKERGFTLEGAKTHLKEEKHKTLSNFEIIRKLENVKTILLSIKDQL from the coding sequence ATGCATATAGAACTTCCTGAAAAACGCTATTACAGTATTGGTGAAGTGGCCAATGCCTTTAAGGTCAACACTTCCCTGATACGCTTTTGGGAAAAGGAATTTGACGTATTGCAACCCAAGAAGAATGCCAAAGGGAACCGGAAATTCACTCCTGAAGACATTAAGAACCTGCAACTTATATATCACCTGGTCAAGGAAAGGGGGTTTACGCTGGAAGGGGCAAAAACCCATCTGAAGGAAGAAAAGCACAAAACACTTTCTAATTTTGAGATTATTCGTAAATTAGAAAACGTAAAAACTATTCTATTAAGCATAAAGGACCAATTATAA
- a CDS encoding TPM domain-containing protein: protein MSKVEDFLSQKEEQEIINAIREAERNTSGEVRVHIEKTAGSSSHYERAIEVFGQLKMNNTKLGNGVLIYVAVEDRAFAICGDKGINKVVPDNFWNSTKDIIAGHFKNGKFKQGLVEGILMAGEQLKKHFPWQTDDVNELPDEISKGR, encoded by the coding sequence ATGTCTAAAGTAGAAGATTTTTTATCCCAAAAAGAGGAACAGGAAATAATCAATGCCATACGCGAAGCCGAACGCAATACTTCGGGAGAGGTTCGGGTGCACATTGAAAAAACGGCCGGTTCTTCATCACACTACGAAAGGGCTATTGAGGTATTCGGGCAGTTGAAAATGAACAACACCAAACTGGGCAACGGCGTGCTTATTTACGTAGCCGTCGAAGACAGGGCATTTGCTATTTGCGGAGATAAAGGGATCAACAAGGTCGTCCCCGATAATTTCTGGAACAGCACCAAAGATATCATTGCCGGACATTTTAAAAACGGAAAGTTCAAGCAAGGGCTGGTTGAAGGAATCTTAATGGCCGGGGAGCAGTTGAAAAAACATTTTCCATGGCAGACCGACGATGTCAATGAACTTCCCGACGAAATATCCAAAGGCCGCTAG
- a CDS encoding DUF6089 family protein, with the protein MSNLNYYICGLLMRMRKGTAVVFFFIGLQAGVAQIHEIGIFLGGSNFIGDVGRTNYIYPNKLAVGGIYKWNKSKRYAYRASLTYSKLEADDADSGSSAREGRGYTFSNRVLEGSLGMEFHFWEYDLHTLYKPFTPYIYGGVSAFNYRPHYLDRNIDRLIAGKDRRTSFAFPFGLGVKGEVLPNLILGAEVIARYTLVNDIDGSDPKKGPEGLYREFGNFNSNDWYVFSGITITYTFGKRPCTYCYD; encoded by the coding sequence ATGAGCAATCTTAATTATTATATTTGCGGACTTTTAATGCGTATGAGAAAAGGAACAGCTGTCGTATTTTTTTTCATAGGCTTGCAGGCAGGGGTGGCTCAAATACATGAAATAGGGATATTCCTGGGTGGAAGTAATTTTATTGGAGATGTTGGCCGGACCAATTATATATATCCCAATAAACTGGCTGTGGGAGGAATATACAAATGGAACAAGAGTAAGCGGTATGCGTACAGGGCGAGCCTCACATATTCCAAATTGGAAGCGGATGATGCCGATTCCGGCAGTTCGGCAAGGGAAGGAAGAGGCTATACTTTCTCCAACCGGGTGCTGGAAGGATCGTTGGGGATGGAGTTCCACTTTTGGGAATACGACCTGCACACCTTGTATAAGCCATTCACCCCGTATATATACGGAGGGGTGTCGGCCTTTAATTACAGGCCGCATTACCTGGACAGGAATATAGACAGGTTAATTGCAGGGAAGGACAGGAGAACATCCTTTGCTTTTCCCTTTGGCCTGGGAGTAAAAGGCGAAGTGCTGCCCAACCTGATACTGGGAGCAGAAGTAATAGCCAGATATACGCTGGTCAATGACATAGACGGAAGTGACCCGAAAAAGGGGCCCGAAGGGTTGTACAGGGAGTTCGGGAATTTTAACAGTAACGACTGGTATGTGTTTAGCGGTATTACCATCACATATACGTTTGGCAAAAGACCGTGTACCTATTGTTATGATTAA
- a CDS encoding CBS domain-containing protein, protein MEINSLISYDVAPVSPDKTMKQVQELFFELTNTHLPVVREGHLVGNISEEDIAGFDLEKKVSDYLYALDVFFVNEVTNWLEVLEEFARNNANIMPVLDREGRYVGYYELTDVMGLFRETPFFNEPGGILIVEKGNTDYTFSEISQIVESDNGKLLGAFISRNEGDLVQITLKVGNTGLNSIIQSFRRYGYNIITGNEDDTYMENLKERSNYLRKFLNI, encoded by the coding sequence ATGGAGATTAATTCTTTAATAAGTTACGATGTTGCTCCGGTGTCACCGGATAAAACCATGAAGCAGGTACAGGAGCTTTTTTTCGAGCTTACCAATACCCATTTGCCCGTGGTCAGGGAAGGGCATTTGGTGGGGAATATTTCAGAAGAGGATATAGCCGGTTTTGACCTGGAGAAGAAAGTGTCTGATTACCTCTATGCCCTGGATGTCTTTTTTGTGAATGAAGTTACGAACTGGCTCGAAGTGCTTGAAGAGTTTGCCAGAAATAATGCCAATATAATGCCTGTTCTGGACCGGGAAGGCAGGTATGTGGGGTATTACGAGCTTACGGATGTTATGGGCCTCTTCCGTGAAACCCCCTTTTTTAATGAACCGGGAGGGATACTTATTGTCGAAAAAGGCAACACGGACTATACATTCAGTGAAATATCACAGATTGTGGAAAGTGACAACGGCAAACTTCTCGGGGCTTTTATCTCCAGGAATGAAGGAGATCTGGTGCAGATCACCCTGAAAGTGGGGAATACGGGGTTGAATTCCATTATACAATCGTTCAGGAGATACGGATATAACATTATAACGGGGAACGAAGATGATACGTATATGGAAAACCTGAAAGAAAGGTCGAATTATTTAAGGAAGTTCCTCAATATCTAA